Genomic segment of Synchiropus splendidus isolate RoL2022-P1 chromosome 4, RoL_Sspl_1.0, whole genome shotgun sequence:
ACAAATATGTATCAAAAATCTGATGCCCTTTGAATGCACCAAGACATGAGAACTAGTAGACCTCTGAGTCAAATGTCAGGGACCATGTAACCGAgtttagaggtgctgatcctcatcctgccATCAAAGATCAAGGGCAAAACGGAAGATGAAACCAATGACCATCACACTCACTTTGAATTTCCTCCCGTCCACCGTAGTAATGTCCGTCTCTTTTCCCAGACTGAAGTGGTGGACTTTGGTGCACAAGGGGGTCTTCATGGTGAAGGTGAAATCCCTGCCCTTCTGCTCGATGGTGATCACAGGCTTCATTTCCTTGCGCATCTTCACCACCATCTGAGGAGCACCTGAGGAGACACTTTGCTGAGTGAAACTGGAAACCACTTAGAAAAACCCAACTCTTTCAGTCGACATCATACCTACGGCTTCCAGGAACCGCTCCAGGTTTTCCTCCGAGTAAACCTTCCAGGTGCCGCTGAAGTCCATGTCTGCAGTCCTGTGTTGTTGCGAGGCGTTTGTTGTTCTTGAACTCTGTTCCCACTGCAGCATCCTGGTTGGCAGGTGAGGGGATTCACACTCCCTGTTGTTGGAGAACAGCAGAGCAACAAGCTCACCTGCGTTCACTAACTAGTTCAATTCAGCTTGTGACCAGAGGGTAAGGATAAAGTCTGACTTTAGCATCTCATTTGCACCAAGAATTTATTGACTATTTTGACGTACAGTTACACCTTATCACCGACATGACCAACTTTTAATAGCAAACAATTCAAGCTTCTTTCATCACTGCAACAGcgccataaaaaaaaacaacaacaaaaaaagaaaaatacaaaagcatAGATATTAACAGCAAAAATCTCTTAAGGCCAAAAAGTGCAAGCAGCTCAGGCAGTGCTTCGCAGCTACAAAGGACCTCACACAGGCCATGACACTTGTTTAACACTGAATTAAAGCTCAGCTGAAACAGCAAAAATACAGACTATGACTACCACCAGACTCTCCAAGGAGAGCAGATGGATCCTCCCGAAATATATTCCTCTGTGCTTTGATTTGCATCTATACTGAACGATTATAGCAGCGTGCAGGTTTCCCTTCAGAGgtgagtttttaaaaatgattaggGTTTAAAGACGTTGATGGATCACTAGTGGGACGTGATCAGTTGAGATGTTTGCGGGTTTGAACGGTCGAATGTGACATTTGGATAAAGACACTTTGCATTTCAGCCTTTGGTCACTGCAGCGAGGGACACACAGAACGCTCACGATATGAACATAAAGTTGCAGCAACATCAGATATTCCCTGAGAACAACATCCTGTGAGTCATGTGACGATGGATCTGTCGAGCTTGGATCTTCGCTGATGTGCTGCACTGTGATATCTCTTTGGATCAGTGTGCTTCTTTTCCCTTCATCACTCGCTCTTGAGGGACCCCGGTGTCGACTCCGACAGCAAGACGATGGAGTCCGaggggctgcggctgctgcgAGCCGGGGGGCCCCTGGATTCTTTACTGGGATCGTAGCTGTAAACCTGCAAGTCTGCGGAGCAATCACGTTTATTTTAACACGAGGAATGACCACTTTAGACGCCATGTGAAGTTCACTGACCTGCATCGAAGTTGACTTTCTTCACAGAAGGTCTTTCTGGGCTCTTGGCAGGGACGGTCAGATAGTGACTCATCTGTCAGTCACAGAATGTGAGGTACATTGCaggatcagaacacaaaagtaGAGCTGCTTTATAAcagtctgttttcattttagttttacTCGCGTCTTTACATTAAGCTGTCATTTTAGTTTCATTAATTTCAGTCACATCATAGTCCTTTGTGTCCCGTTTTAGTCGACCAATAATCTGAGCGGTTCATATAAGtcaacaaaaataacatttctgCCTAGTTTCAGTCAATGAAAATGGCATTTTACTCTGTTTTATGCAGATCTATTTAGCCTAGTCAACACTGTACAACACCTAGTGGTGTAGACGAAGCACACTGCTGGTTACTAGAAGGagatttttttgtcaaaattatatcaGGAAGTGGAGGCTGCTACAGACGTATTTAAAAAAACTGCAAGGTTTAACCTGAAATGCAGTTGTTCTATTGGAACCAGAATAAAAAGCAGACCGAGTGTCTGCTTTTTATCAGTGCCTGGACAGAAAGAGCTGTATAATGCCTTATAAATTAGATGTGTTTTtatgcaggcttttagctaggagggcgtctgggcgtcagcaaaacgtgaaaaaatggacgcccgattcttgaccgtagcttggccgccagaagCCACcatgcagacgccctcctagcgaAAAGCCAGTTTTATATCATTACTCGATTGACTATTTTGTCTGGGATTCATTTTCTCAAaggaaccagcagcagaagtgtgGTGACGGATGAAGTTAAGACAAATTCTCATTTTGGTGAATGGATATAATCACCTTCTATCATAGTAAACCACATTTAGTTGTTAATATAGGTCAAAATATTGCAGCGATATCTCATTCAAGCCCCATAATGCACCGCAACAAATGAAGATTGACTATTAGACAATGtagaaacagacaaaaaaattttttatcgaaaaatgttttcctggtggtcagtttaaaaatgaattaaaatatacatttttggaCTGAATAGTCGGTGAAAAGAGTTGGTGTTGCCATTTTAGTATAAATACACCTTATGTTTTGAACTTCTGAATATAATTctgatatttaaatgtattaaaatgaaactGCCCCCCACACACTAGGGGCTCATCCTCTCTGTCGCTCAGGTGGAAGAGATTATTTTTGGCGACTCACCCTCCTCTCCATCGCGACTCGTTGCTTCCTGAACCGGACCTCGCTGACGTCCTCCTCGAAGGGGTCGACCATGAGGTCATGTCGACTGTAGGAACGCAGCTGGGGAAACACAGATTTCTACTTTCAAGTCTTGCAGCTCAACGTTTTCAAACAGGAATCCTACCCGCTGCCTGGTCTTCTGCATGTTGGAGCGAAGAATCTTGCGGATCTCCTCCTCACGTCTCTTCGAGATGACCGGCTTCACCTTTGGTATGATGGGTTCTCTCTGCTGGAGGCTCCTGTGCAGGAGGCGTGTTATACTGCGTTAGTTACATTGAAGTATTGACGGCTTGATCGGACAGGTTCTTGTAGAGAAATCCGACATCTGATCCTGGATCGGACCCGATGCCGATAACCATGCCCAGATCTTGGCAGCAAGTCTAGTGAGCAACAAGGTTGACTGGATGTACGCTTGTGTTTTGGCGTCAACACAAGTCTGGATTTTCAGCGTTGAATTACACATTTAACGTTCACCTTTCTCACACTTTCATCCACCCCTGTCTGTTGACCAGCTCTCCTTCCTCATTAAAACCCAAGCACATAGACACTGAGCTCAAATCAGAAGTGTGATTGACGTACTGCATGGAGACCGCACTGCCActctccaccatcatcatcacttgcTTCATCTCCATCCTGTTGTAGAAGGAAAGAAGCTCCGGCTCCATGGATCGCTCGCCTGCGATCAGCCACCTCTTCAGGT
This window contains:
- the LOC128757104 gene encoding fatty acid-binding protein, liver-like — translated: MLQWEQSSRTTNASQQHRTADMDFSGTWKVYSEENLERFLEAVGAPQMVVKMRKEMKPVITIEQKGRDFTFTMKTPLCTKVHHFSLGKETDITTVDGRKFKCIVREENGKLIAEADKFTSVREIQGEEMVETVTSGSVTFVSRSKRV